Within Spinacia oleracea cultivar Varoflay chromosome 4, BTI_SOV_V1, whole genome shotgun sequence, the genomic segment aaacaggtcaagtattccgggacggagggagtacatcatTATCATATCAAATTCTACTATGCTTTTTTAATACTTGTGGTGGCCGATCAACATACGActccaaaaaaatacaaaaggACTAacctttttttctcttttctaaaacacaAGTCGTGCATGAAAGTTTCATACCACTAGCTAATTCCTTTCTTGAATAGTGGAGTGAACCTTTCGTTCATTTTGTCTTATACTTTCTCCTTGCATGATTCACGCAATTCTATTTTAGTTTAAAAGAAATATCCTAGCTAGCTCTCTCATACTACTACATGAAAGTAACGAAGCTTTTTCTACATCAAAAATAGCATATGTgactattaataattaatagccGAGGTTATAAATTACGAGTTACTCCCTTGTTAGGCAATCTGAGTAATGTTAGGTGCCCTAGCTAGTGCCCTACTTATGGTCTATAAATAGTTCTACTTTGGAAGCTTGTATTCATCATATTCTTGTTTCATATCTTTCTAATCCTGCTTAGTCGCATACATTTAAGTAGTTTGAACACTTAAAATTAATTACCAAATGATGGCGGAACACAAACAATTTCCTCCGAACGTATTCATTGACGTTGATGAGATAAGCCAACCTGACACAGAAGAATACATAGAAGAGAAGTCGAACAACTCAAAAGTAACTCAGTGGCTAAAGCCAAGAGTTTTGGCAATGAACGATGGGTTAGTGTCAACCGCATCGCTCATGTTAGGGATGGGTGCAGTAAGTCAAGACATGAATGCAATGATACTCACTGGGTTCTTAGGCCTTGTAGCCGGGTCTTGTAGCATTGCTATCGCCGAATACATCTCCGTTGATCAAACTACTGATGAGAATCGAAGATCGGATCCCATAGGGGCAGCTATTGCGGCAGCTTCAGCTTTTTCAGTTGGAGCCATAGTGCCTTTGATGGTGGTGTTGCTATTGGAGGACTATAAGGTCACTCTAGGAGTCGTTGAGGGTCCCATAAGCGTCATCCTCGCGCTGTTTGGCTGGATCGGAGCGTTTTTGGATCGAGCTCCGGGGTTTAGAGCGGCTTTGAGGGTTTTGTTATGGGGTTGGGTGGCTATGGTTGTCACCTTTGGTGTATTAATAAACACCGATTGGTAATCATATACTTTCTACGTATGTAGTACATCgtaaaaataagtaaaacattgatCTATTATGCGATTTTAGGTAATCCAAGTTGTAACTTACGTCATTTTGAATATGCAAGTTTGATCAATTCATATATTCTTCGTTAAACACGTACCCTTGTgaaaattcatttattttatgcaTGGGATTTAGGTCGTGTGTTATTCACTTATAATGGCTTAATTACACcagataaataataaatagtgaAAGATGGATGTCAAGTTACCTTAAACGgttttaaagttattaaatcGATATaatataggaaaatttgtaattattaatccaacctttgcccgattttctttaattaagcctacctatgcgatatttctaaataatccaacctttatgacccaactactattattaagcctggatgaccggttacctgctacaaagtcaacgtaaaaacgttgacaacctaaagttggtttccctcctaaaatattggacacgtcatcatcacttgccacctaaacaaggatttcgtattttttttttcaaaaaaccttTAACCATTCTCTTCTCTGTAtcgtgtttcaattcctctctcctccattactgttgcttcaaccacaattgtactggttcatgacatcatcagcgattttcttgtggaaataggtgacttcatccacgcgcattcaaatttcgtctccaaaatcgtacaattgaaggtgaacttacgaacattagcgtttttgttcctttttttggtaaattttgaattttgggcttccttgatggtcagttcgtaaaaacccgagctgttgcaataatatagtttttttatgttgtgggatgttggttattgtggtcttgttgaaaatttagaaagaaaaaaaaccttgaatttgaagaagattcagatccaacaggcaattgcggtaccccagccatagcaattgctgattatttttgatgaacttcgaatggagaggtatgagggatcgacaatggtggagaagaggtagaagagaaataatggagaggagtgcagagatgaagcaaaaaatcgcagaggagagaggaacgaaaattaaaatagtaattaaa encodes:
- the LOC110792304 gene encoding vacuolar iron transporter homolog 1-like, which gives rise to MMAEHKQFPPNVFIDVDEISQPDTEEYIEEKSNNSKVTQWLKPRVLAMNDGLVSTASLMLGMGAVSQDMNAMILTGFLGLVAGSCSIAIAEYISVDQTTDENRRSDPIGAAIAAASAFSVGAIVPLMVVLLLEDYKVTLGVVEGPISVILALFGWIGAFLDRAPGFRAALRVLLWGWVAMVVTFGVLINTDW